GGAGCGGATGGCGCGGGCCATCGACGCGATCATGGGGCTGGCCCGGGACCGTACGGTGCTGATGCGCCAGCACATGGCGGGGCTGTTGCAGGCCGAGGGCTTCGTGCAGTGTCCGGAGCAGCAGCGGCTGGCCGAGCTGCTGCGGGACACCGCGGCCCGGCACGGGTCGCAGGACCTCGACCACGACTACCCGATGCTGCGCTCCCAACTGATGGGCGCCGTCTACGCGTTGGTGCTGCCGAACGTGCCCCTGCCGTACACGACCCTGCGCGCCGAACTGTTCGCGCGCTACCGGCTCGACTGGGAGCAGGGGGTCCCGCCGGACGCCGAGGCGCCCGGCGGGAGAGGTGACACGGACACCGATCTGTCGCGCTTCTTCGCGACCGACCCGCCGGCCGGAGATCAGCCCCCACGGGACCGGCCTCACGCGGATCAGCCTCACGCGGATCAGCCTCCCGGAGATCGGCCTCCCGGGGATCGGCCCCCGGGGATCAGTCGAAGTAATCCGGCTGGGTCTGGACGTTGAGCTCGCGCAGATGGACCCGCTTCGCCGGATCCGTGCGCCGGTCGCTGAGCTTCAGCACGTCGAAGCCCTTGGCTATGTCGTTGGAGTAGATGTAGCCGTTGTAGTAGTACGCCGACCAGGAGCCGCCGACCTGCAGCGTGTCCGTGCTCAGCGGACCGCGCTCGAAGTAGGCGATCTCCTTCGGCTTCGACGAGTCGGTGAAGTCCCAGACGGAGACGCCGCCTTGGTACCAGGCCTGGACCATGATGTCCTTGCCCTTGACCGGGATCAGCGAGCCGTTGTGGGCGACGCAGTTCTCCGTGTCGGCCTGGTGGCGGGGGATCTTGTAGTAGTTGCGGAAGACGAGCTTGCGCTTGTCGCCCTTGCCGACGATGTCGTAGATGCCGTCGGCGCCGCGGTTCGGGCCGACGGCCGCGTTGCAGGTGGCCGCACCGCCGCCGCCCAGCTCATCGGTGAAGACGACCTTGTTCGCCTTCTGGTTGAAGGTCGCCGAGTGCCAGAACGCGAAGTTCACGTTGTCCTGGACCCGGTCGATGACCTTCGGGCGCTCCGGGTCCTTGATCGAGAACAGGATGCCGTCGCCCATGCAGGCGCCGGCCGCCAGTTCCTTCTCCGGCAGGACGGTGATGTCGTGGCAGCCGGTGGTCTTGGAGGCGCCGGGGTTCGTGGGAGTGCCGGGGTTGCCGCCGCCGTCCGGACCCTCACCCGGGAAGAGGACGGGGAAGCCCACGAGCGCGGCCTTCTCCGGCGCGTTGCGCGGCACCTTGATGACCGAGATGCCGTCGTGCGGGGGCTGGCAGTCGGGGTAGGCGGCGTTCGGCGAGTACGAGGAGACGTAGACGTAGACGTTCTTGCGCTCGGGCACCAGGGTGTGGGTGTGCGAGCCGCAGGCGGTCTCCACGGCGGCGACGTACTTCGGGTTCGCCTTGTCGCTGATGTCGAAGACCTTCATGCCCTCCCAGGAGGACTTCTCGGTCACCGGCTGCGTGGTGCTGTTGCAACTGCTGTCGCTGCGCGAGGAGTCGGTCGACAGGAAGAGCAGGTTGCCCGAGACGGAGATGTCGTTCTGCGAGCCGGGGCAGAGCACCTGGGCCACGGTCCTCGGGGACTTCGGGTTGCTGATGTCGAAGATGCGGAAGCCGTCGTAGTTGCCGGAGAAGGCGTACTTGCCCTGGAAGGCCAGGTCCGAGTTGGTGCCGGGCAGGGCATCCTTGGGGATGTTCGTCAGGTGATCGATGTTGGCGGAGTGGACGATCTCGTCCTTCCCGGGTATCTCGCCCTCGGCGATCGCCTCGGCCGCCTCGGCCTGGACGCCCTGGGACACCTCGCGCTGCACTGCCGGGCCGTCCCCCGGGTCCGGGGTCGCGACCGCCGGTGCCGCCGTCAGGAGCGTGGCCAGGAGTCCGGCGCCCGCGGCTGCGACTCCCAGCCGTCTGCGGCGTGTTCGGGGATCGTTCAACAGGGTCACTGCATCCTCCCTCGTCGCCGTTCGCACAGGAACGGTTCACGGTGCTCCGAAGTATCGTCTTCATCATGCACATATCAAGGGTTGGCAACGCACTCGTAACGAGTCTTTCTGCTCAACAGCTCGGCCAGTGATGCGAAGATCCCTACGAGCGCGGGACCCCCGTCCCCAACTCACCTGCCTCAGGAGGTCGTTGTGCTCGTCCGTCGCCGCGTGCCCCTCGCCGCAGCCTCGCTGCTGCTCGCACTCGCCCTCACGGGCTGCGACTCCGAGGAGGACACCAAGTCGGGTGCGGCAAGCGGGCCTTCGGTGATCGCACCGGGCAAGCCGGGCGAGGCGAACCGGACCCTCTCCGCCCAGGACGCCGCCGAACAGCGCGTCGACGACGACACGCCCAACTCGGCCGATGTCTCGTACGCGCAGATGATGATCGAGCATCACACCCAGGCGCTGGAGATGGCCGAACTCGCCCCGAAACAGGCCGAGTCGACGACCGTCAAGGGGCTCGCGGCGCGGATCGGCGCCGGGCAGGGGCCGGAGATCGAGGCCATGAAGGCCTGGCTCACGACCTACGGCGAGGAGACGGCGAGCAGCGGGCACGCGCACACGGTGATGCCCGGAATGGCGACCGAGGCACAGCTCACCAAGCTGCGCGCGGCGCGCGGCAAGGCGTTCGACGCGCTCTTCCTCACGCTGATGATCACCCACCACGAGGGCGCCCTCACCATGGCCGCGAAGGTCAAGGCGGAGGGCAACAACGTGCGGATCGAGGAGATGGCGGACGACGTGGTCGCGCAGCAGACGAGCGAGATCACGCGGATGCGCGGAATGCAGTAGCCCCCCTCCCCTTCCCAACTCCCCCCGGCCTCCCCGGCCTGCCCACAACAGACCGCGTCAGTGGCCGAGTCAGCGCCGCGTGTGACGTGGTGTCAGATACCCCGCGTCCCGCGCCTGCGCGATCAGTCTCAGCGACCGGCGTCGGCTGTGCCCGTCGCGCACATGACCGTCTCGCCGTCGTCGGCCAGATCAGCTACGGGCCCCAGGGAGCGACTCACACCGTCGTCCTGGGGCCTTTCCATGCCCCGCTGAAGCTCAGGCGACGAGGACCGCTTCCGGGACGCTCTGACGCGCCCCTGCACGGCCGCCCGTGAGGCTGGCCGGAACTTCGCCTGGGACACGAAGACGGGCAAGGGACAGGGCCGTTTCATGCTGGTCCCCGCGTTCATGAAGCCCCGCGACGCGTACGACTTCTACCGCGGCCAGGATGTCGCCGAGACGGCCTTCCAGGCGGTCGAGTATCTCGCTCTGCACGTCGGGCCGTCATGCGCCTGCGGCCTGCAAGGAATGATCCGCTGCCGCTGGTGCGGCGGCGAGTACGAGCGTCACTGCCCCCTGCACGAGGAGGGCGCGCGGGTACATCAGTGCCGTCCCACGACCTGGAGATCGGAGCACCATGCAGGACGGAGCCGCACGAGGAGAAGAGGCCGGAGCCTGGCTCAGAGAGAACCTCAAGGACAAGCCCGACCCGAAGGTTCAGTATCGAATGGACGGCCCGTCCGGAGACGGACGACGCGGGCTTCGCCCGCTTCCTCTCCGCGCTGTTCACGCCTATCCCTGACGGACCGGAGGCATAGGATGCCCGCCACATGGGTGATCCCGGGAGCGTTTCTGAGGCCCTCCCGGGATCACGTCCGCCAGTCGCGAAGGAACTGACATGACCCAGGCTCTCATGAGCAGCATCGACGTAGTCCAGCGGGCCGTAACGGCCCAGCTCCGTGCCGTCAGCTACCTCCGGGTGTCGACAGAGGAGCAGACCAAGGGCTACGGCATCGCCTACACCGACAAGAAGACGACGGCGCACATGCGGCGCAAGGGCTGGGCCCACGTCGGCACCTTCGCGGACGAAGGCGAATCGGGCACGCTTCCCTGGCAGCAGCGCCCGGACGCGAAGCGCCTGATGGATCTGACGGACGAGCTGTGGGGGCAGGTCTCCCGGAGCATGCCGCCGTTCCAGGTGCGCAAGAACAGCCTGGACCCGCGAGCGGTCGTCGAAGCGGTTCTCTACAAGCTGCGCACGGGTACTGGTTGGGAATCCCTGCCGGACCGCTTCCCGGCGGGCCCGTCCGTACAGGCACGAGTGAAGGCGTGGATCAAGTCCGGCGCCTGGGTGCAGATGATGGAGCCGCTGCTCTCCCCGGACGCGAAGCGCTTCGAGCGCCCGCTTCTTCCCGCGCTCAAGGTGACCGGGGAGCTGGACCCGAACCTGTCCGTCTTGCTGGACGGGAGGCAACATTATGGATCTTGATTCGGGGAAGCACTCGCGACGATGACCGAGACGACCGGTGACCTCATCGCGGTCGGTGAGATGACAGGCCGCGAGATCGAGCCGCGCACCCTCTCCGACGGCCTGCGCGCGGACGGCCTGTCGACCGTCCTCGGCGGTGTCTTCAACACGTTCCCGTACACGGCGTACGCGCAGAACGTCGGCCTGGTGGGCATGACCCGGGTGCGCAGCCGCTGGGTCGTCGCCACCGCGGGCGGCATCCTCGTCCTGCTGGGCCTGCTGCCCAAGCTCGGCGCTGTGGTCGCGGCCGTTCCGGCACCGGTGCTGGGCGGTGCCGGGCTGGTCATGTTCGGGACGGTGGCCGCGAGCGGGCTGCGCACTCTGGCCGGCGTCGACTTCAAGGACAACCACAACCTGACGGTGGTCGCCGTCTCGGTCGCGATGGGCGTCCTGCCGGTCGGCGTGCCGACGATCTACGAGAAGTTCCCCGACTGGTTCCAGACAGTCATGAACAGCGGCATCAGCGCGGGCTGCGTCACAGCGATCACCCTCAACCTGCTTGTCAACCACCTTCCCTCGACGGCGGGTTCGGCACCGCAGCCGATCGCCCCGTCGGGCGGCCGGGTATGCCGACCGCCCTCGGAAACCTGAGGCCCGCGGAACCTCACCCCGATCGTGGCCTCAACTCTTCGTGGCCTCAACTCTTCGTGGTCTCAACTCTTCGTAGTCTCAACTCTTCGTGGTCTCAACTCTTCGTGCAGGCGGCCCCGTTGAGGGTGAAGGCTCCCGGTGTCGCGCTGTTGCCCGTGTGGTTCGCCTGGTAGCCGATGGTGACACTTGCGTTGGGGGCGAGCGTTGCGTTGTACGTCGCGTTCGTCGCCGTCACCGCTCCGGAGGCCGGTGCGTACGTGGCGCCCCAGCCGTTGGTGATGGTCTGGCCGCTGGGCAGGGTGAAGCCGAGCTGCCAGCCGTTGACCGTGGTGGTGCCGGTGTTGGTGAGGGTCACGGAGGCGGTCAGACCGGTGCTCCAGGCGCTGGTCGTCGCGGTCACCCGGCAACTGCCGGGCTCGGGTTGCGGGGCCGGGCCCGAAGCGTCCAGGCCGAAGAAGGTCAGCGCGCGGGCCGCCATGCCCCAGGCGTACAGGTTGTGGCCGACACCCTGCAGGCTGATGGCCTCCACCGGGGCCTGGTCACCCGTACCGCCGTACCGGGTGCGGGTCCAGCCGGAGGCGGGCGAGTCGGTGGCGGACGGGGTCTGGCTCACCCCCTGCACATTGGTCCACTGCTTGATCTCCTCGCCGAAGTTGGCGTAGCGCAGCACGTCGTCCTCGGTGCCGTGCCACACCTGCATGCGCGGCCGGGTCCCGGTGTAGCCGGGGTAGGCCCCGCGGACGAGGGCGCCCCACTCCTGAGCGGTGTGGATCACGGTGCCGCCGGAGCAGGCGCTGTTCCACTCGGAGCCGTCGGTGGTGGCGAAGCAGGCGAACGGCACGCCGGAGAAGGCCGCGCCGGCGGCGAACACGTCGGGGTAGTCGCCGAGCAGGACGTTGGTCATCATCGCCCCGGAGGAGATGCCGGTGGCGAAGACGCGGCTGGTGTCGGCCGCGTAGGCGGCGGTCACCCAGTCGACCATCGACTTGATGCCGACGGGGTCGCTGCCGCCGCCGCGCGTGAGCGCCTGGGGTGAGGCGACGTCGAAGCACTTGCTGCTGCGCGTGACGGACGGGTAGACGATCACGAACCCGTACTGGTCGGCGAGTCGGGCGTATTCCGTGCCCGAGTACATGTCCGAGCCCGAGCCTCCGCACCAGTGCACGGCGACCAGGACGGCCGGGTGCGCAGTGACGGTGGCCGGTGCGTACACGTACATCTTGAGGTTGCTGGGGTTGGTGCCGAAGCCGGTGACCTCGGTGAGGGTGGAAGCGGGGACCGGCGCGGCGGCCTGTGCCCGGGCGGACGCCTGTGGTCGGGCGGCGGCCGTGGGCGCGGCGAGGAGGGCGGCGGCTAGCAGGAGCAGCAGTGCGCCGCACAACGAACGCAGCGCTCTCCCAGGTGAGTTGGACACGTGCTTGTCCCTTTCTGTAGCGGCTCGGGGGACGTCGTACGTGAGGTGCGTGTGAGCGTTGCGGGCGAGCGGGCTGACGTCTCAGCAGGTGGAGTTCGTCTGGGTCACCAGGGCGAGCCGCCAGGGGAGTTGGGAGTAGTCGCCGCTCGCGGCGGGGTCCATGCCCTGGTAGAGGAAGCGGAGCCGGCAGGGGTTGATGGTGAGCGTCTGGTCGACTCCGTCGCGGATCAGCTCGCCGTGACTGAAGTCCGTGGTCCAGGCCGGCTGACCGGCCGCGAAGGTGACGTTGTCGGACCGGAGGAAGGAGTTGGCCTCGGTGTCGGCGAGCGGGGTCCACGCGCCGCCGAGGCTGTCGGCGGTCCAGGCCCGGAAGTAGCGGCGCCAGTCGGAACCGGTGGCCAGCGCCTCGACCAGCATCAGGTACTTGCCGCTGTTGCCGAGGCGGTAGACGTTGCTCGCCTCGAAGAGGTCGAAGCGGTTGGGCTCGGACAGCACGATCGCGGTGTCGCGGAAGCCGTTCGGGAACTCGGCGCGGGTGGTGCGGGAGCGGTACTGGTGGCCGTTGTCGTCCGAGAAGAACAGGTAGCAGTCGGTACGGTCGCAGACGGTCCAGAAGTCCAGCCAGCCGCCGGTGCCCTTGTTGTCGAGGACGATCTGCGGCTCGGCGTCGAAGAAGTACTTCGGCGCGCTCCAACTGGCGGGGTTCGCGGGGTCCTTGGTGGTCGAGTAGGACGGCGGCCCGGTCTGGTAGACCATGTACCAGGTCTTCTGCGGTGCGAAGTAGAACACCTGGGGCGCGGCCGCGTACCGGTTGCCGATGTTCGGGTTTGCGTCGAGGAAGGTCTGCGGTGCGGCGGCGGCCTGCGACCAGTCGGTGAAGCTGGTGTGCCCCAGGCTCCACGCCCCGGCGGTGTTGGCGGTCGTGAAGTAGACGTGCCAGCGGTTCTTGTAGCGGAAGACCGTCGGGTCCTTCACGGAGACGATCGGGTGGGTGGCGTCCGGCTTGGGGCTGATCAGCGGCCCCGTCGAGGTCCAGGCGAAGGAGCCGGGAAGCGGCCCGGCCCGCTCCGGGGACGTGGTCGTCGCGCCGGCGGGACCCGGTGACAGAACCAGGCCGGCGACGGCGATCAGGAGCAGGACCAGCCCGGCGGTGAACGTACGCGTGCGCGGAGTCGGCATCGACTCGCCCCTCTCTGACAGGTCATGAAGGGAAGCGTGCGCATCGCATGGTGGCATGCGCATGCCTGCCATGGAAGCGCTCCCACGCCAACTGCCCGGAAGCCCTTGCCGGTTGGCCGGAGCCTGGCAGGGGTGGCCGAATACGTTCTGCGCAAAGCGTTGACCAGAAAGCGCTTACCCTCTACGTTCCGTTCAGCAGTGTGACCGAGCCGCTTGCACTGACCCCCACAGAGGGCCGCACTGCCCGTGCATGACGTTCAGCAAGATGTACGTCATTCACATACGTGTCTCACTTCCCTCCCCGAAGGGACGCACCCGCATGCGCACAAGCCCCCCACGTACACACGCGCAAAGGTCCGCTTTCGTGGCGGTGGCCGCCGCTCTCGGCACGGCGGCGGTCCTCGCCCTCCCCCAGTCGGCCGGTGCCGCCGACAGCTCGCCGGTCGGGTTCGGCGCCGGCACGACCGGCGGCGGCAGCGCCACCGCGGTCACCGTCGCGACAGCGGCCGCCTTCAAGACCGCGGTGACCGGCACCGCGGCGAAGGTCGTGAAGGTCAACGGCCTGATCTCGCTGAGCGGTCAGATCGACATCGGGTCCAACACCACGGTCCTGGGCGTCGGTTCGTCTTCCGGGTTCACCGGGGGCGGGCTTCGCCTGAAGAAGGTGACGAACGTCGTCGTCCGCAACCTGAACATCAGCAAGCCGCTCAAGCCCGCCGACGGCATCGAGGTCCAGGCCTCGACGAAGGTGTGGATCGACCACAACTCCTTCTCGGCCGACCGCGATCACGACAAGGACTACTACGACGGCTTACTGGACATCAATCACGCCTCGGACTACGTGACGGTGTCCTGGAACACCTTCAAGGACCACTTCAAGGGCTCGCTCGTCGGTCACAGCGACAACAACGCGAGCCAGGACACCGGGCACTTGAGGGTGACCTACCACCACAACCACTTCAGCAACGTCTACTCGCGCATCCCCAGCCTGCGCTTCGGCACCGGCCACTTCTACGACAACTACGTCGTCGGCGCCGAGACGGCCGTCCACTCGCGCATGGGCGCCCAGATGCTCGTCGAGAACAACGTCTTCCGCTCGACGGCGGTCGCCGTCACCACCAGCCGCGACAGCGACGCGGACGGCTACGCCAACCTGACCGGCAACGACCTCGGCGGAGCCGCGACCGAGGTCTCGCAGGTCGGGACGTTCACCAAGCCGCCGTACAGCTACACCGCCGAGCCCGCCTCGTCCGTCGTCGCCTCGGTGACGTCCGGCGCGGGCGCCGGAAAGCTCTGACCGTCCGGAGAACTGTCACCATCCCCACTCTGGAAGAAGGCATCGGGACATGACTTCACCAGCACTTTCACCAGCACCTCGGCGCACCCGCGGGCGCGCTCTCACCGGCGGGCTGGCCGCCGTCGGCCTCACGGTTGGCATGATCATGACTAGTGGGGCGCTCACCCCCGCGAGCGCCGCCACCTGGCCCAGCGCGAACGGCAGCCAGGCGGTCACCGCCACCATCTCCGTCTCCGGCACCAAGGACTACGGGATGAAGCGCCTCTACGGCAGCGGCGACCTCGGCTCCGGCGGCCAGAACGAGGACCAGGACCCGATCCTGGAGCTCGCCGCCGGCGCGGTCCTGAAGAACGTCATCATCGGCGCGCCCGCCGCCGACGGCATTCACTGCAAGGGCAGTTGCACGCTGCAGAACGTCTGGTGGGAGGACGTCGGCGAGGACGCGGCGACCTTCCTCGGCTCCTCGTCGTCCAACGTCTACACCGTCTCGGGCGGCGGGGCGAAGGAGGCCAGCGACAAGGTGTTCCAGTTCAACGGCGCCGGGACGCTGAACGTCTCGAACTTCGCCGTGCAGAACTTCGGTACGTTCGTGCGCAGTTGCGGCAACTGCAAGAGCGGCCAGTACAAGCGCACGATCAACCTCAACACCATCGAGGCGACGTACAAGGGCAACAAGCTCGTCGGCATCAACACCAACTACGGCGACAGCGTGACCCTGAAGAAGATCACGATCGTCGGGGACAGCAGCAAGAAGATCATCCCGTGCCAGAAGTACATCGGCAACAACACGGGCAAGGAGCCGACCACCAACGGCACCGGAGCGGACGGGACTTACTGCAAGTACTCCTCGTCCGACATCACCTACAAGTAGTCCCGCACACCGACCCCCCACGGTAAGAAGGCGGCCGTACGAAGCGTCCCCGCACGGCGCTTCGCACGGCCGCCGACGCTTGTCCGCCGGAGCCGACCCCGAACACCGTTGCGGTGAGTTCGCGTCGGTGGCGGTGGTGGTCGTACGCGGTGAGACCGGCCATCTCCCGGTCGCCGATCCGGACGGGATCCTGGAGCGGAGCCTTCCCGTCCCGAACTGACCGTTCTCACCTGTGAGTCATCGCTCGATTCCGGTTCGTTGTCAGTGGCGTGGTGCAGACTCGTGATCAGTTGGCACTTCTCGCACTTCGTCCGGGGGAGGACAACGTGTTCACGGGGATCGACGAGGTCGACTGGGCCTCACTGCGACACGCGTACGGCAGCGCACGGGACGTGCCCGCACTGCTCAGAGGGCTGGCCTCCGCCGAGCCCGGCGAGCGGGCGGCGGCGCTGGACCGTATGTACGACGCGGTGCACCACGAGGGGAAGGTGTACGACTCGACGCTGGCCTGCGTTCCGTTTCTGCTCGCGCTCGCCGCCGACGAGCGGGTGCGGGAACGGGGCGGGCTGGTGGAGCTGTTGGTGAGCATCGGGGAGTGCGCGGACGCCGCCGTCCGGGAGGGCGCCGAGGTCTTCGTCGGGCTGGCCGGGGATCCGGACCCGGGAGTGCGCCGGGCGGCGGCCGCGGCGGTCGTGCGGTTCCTCGACGAACCGGCGCGTGTCCTGGCCCTGTTACGGGAGCGGCTCGCGGTCGAGCGGGACGACCGGCTCGTGATCGTCCTCGTCGAGAACCTCGGCCACTTCGCGCGACGGCATCCCGGGCAGGCCGCCGAGGCGGTGGAGTTGCTCGCCGCGCGGAGCGGTCCACCGTACGGGCCGGGACCGCGGCTGGCCGCACTGGGCCAGCTCGCGGGCTGCGCTCCCGGGCGACTTCCGGCCGATCTGGTGCCGACGGTCCTCGGGCTGGTCGGGGAGCGCTCCGCGCACCACCCCTGCCGCCCGGGCGCGGCGGGCGCGTCCGCCGTGCACTCACTCGTCGACCGGTTACGGCGCCTGCGGCCGTCGGACGAGGAGGGCACCCGGCTGCTGCGCACCCTGCACACGGCGCTCGACGACCGGCTGCCGGACCGGATCGCCCTGCTGCACGGGCAGTTGACGAGCCCCTGCCCGACCGACCGGTGCAACGCCGTGCTGCTGGCCGCCGCGCTGTTGCGGGAGTGGCGGGGCGACCACAGCGCGACGGTGGCGTTGATCGGGGAGCAACTGCGTCCGGAAGCGGGCGAGGACGAGGGGCGGTTGCGGGACACGGCCGTGTCCGTCCTCGCCGAGCTGTTCGCGCTGGCCGCCCCGGCCGCCGACCGCCTCCACGCGCTGGTCGCCGCGCGCCCCGACCAGTGGATACGGCGGTGGCGGCCCGAGGCTCCCCTGCTCGCCGGGCCGCTGCACGCGCTGGCCAGGAGCGGGGATCCACGGGCGGTGCCCGTCCTGGCCCAGGTGCTGGCCGGGCCGGTCGTCCCCCGGGACCTGGGAACCGCCGTCGCGGACCTCGGCGCCCCGGCGGCCCCGCTCGGGCCGGCCCTGCGGCGGGCGCTCGCCGCCGTGCCGCTCGACTCCCCCGACACGGCTACGCCCCTGCTGTCCGCGCTGCGGGCGCTGCGCGACGCGGAGGCCGTGCCCGAGGTGCTGCGTCGGCTGACCGGCGCCCGAACCGGCCTCGGGGAGCGGCACATACGGGCCGCCGTCGAGGCGCTGGGCGCCTTCGGGGCGGGTGCGCGCGAGGCCGTGCCGGTCCTGCGTGGGCTGCTGGACGGCGAACACGCCCTCGCGGCGGCGGCCGCCCTGTGGGCCGTCGAGGGCGACGTCTCCGCCGTCCTCCCTGTCCTGCTGCGGGAGTTGGGGCACGAGGATGCCTCTCACCGGGTGCTCGCCGCGCGCTCGCTCGAACTGCTCGGCCCCGAGGCCCACCCTGCGCTGCCCGCGCTGCGCCGGGTGATCGAGACGGGCAGCGGGCCGGAGCGGGCGGCTGCCGCATGCGCGGTCTGCCGGATCACCGGGGAGGTGGAGCCGGCCGTCGGCGGGGCACTGCGGTCCGCCTGGGCACAACACCCCCGAACGCGAACGGCGATAGCCACCTGCCTCACAGCCCTCGGCCCTACAGCAGCCGCACCACTGCACGACCTGGCGGCTACGGAACTCACCGTCCCCCGCCGCCACACCACCCACACCACCCGCCCCGGCGGCCACCGCAGCCACGACATCCCAAGAGACGAAGCGCTGTTGAGGCTGTGCCGGGAACTGGTGAGGGGCGCGTAGCCGGACGGCCGCCCTTGCGCACCGGACACCCTCGGCTGGGGGTACGGGTGGGGGCAGCGGCAAGGGCGGCCCCGCCCGGCCCGACCCGCAGGCCCGACCTGCAAGCCCGACCTGCAAGCCCGACCCGCAGGCCAGATCAGCCCGTTGGGCGGCCCCACAGTGCGTCGAAGCGGGCCCAGTCGGTGTCCCACTGGGCTACTCGGCGGCGTTCCAGGCGGCCTCGTACGAAGCGGCCGCCTGTGAAGGGGAAGGTTGCCGCGACCACTCCGGCCAGGCCGCCGACCAGGGAGGCGCGGAGTCTGGCCTGGGCTGCGGTGGCCGGTTCGGTCACCAGGCGGCCCCTTCGGTCCGTCCAGACCGTGACGGGGGTGCCTGCGGCGCTGCCGGGGCCGACCCGGACCTGGCCGGTGTGCGCGGAGCCGTCCGGCCCCGTCCATCCCACCTTCGCCCACACCTGATCGCCGCTCGAGGAACCGCTCGCGGCGACCTTGCCCGGGGCCTGCTCGGACAGTCGCCCCACGAGGGGTCGCCACTCGATGCGTTCCCGCGCCAGACCGTGCTCGACGGACCCTGCGGTCGCCAACCCCGCCAGCACCCCGGCGAGGACGGTCAGCGCCCACACGCCGAGCACGACCCAGGACTCCACCACGTCGGCGCGACGCTTGAGCGGGTTGCGCCGCCAGCGCCACAGCCACACCTTCGGACCACGGAACGCCATCGAAGGCTTCCTCCTCATGAGCACATGAACATCCCGGCCGCCCTCCCATACGGGGCAGGCGGGCGTGATGCTCAGGACGACTCCCTCGTCCCGACGTTCCCACGGCCTCGCCGCCCGCGCAGGCGTCCCGGCGAAAGTGGCCGATGTCATGCGGTCCCGGCCCGCCGTCCCGCTGTGACCTGCGGCGACGGACTGTCCGGAGGTGACTGTCAGTGGCGGGGTGCAGACTGGCCGGTGTCTGGGACAAAGAGGTCGAGGACACAGCGGAGGTGATCGGCATGAGTGAGGTACTGCTCGCCGTGGGCACGCGTAAGGGCCTGTTCCTCGAGCGGCGGCACGGTGGCACGTGGGGGTTGGGAACTGCTGGGGTTTGACTGCGTACGAGTGTGTTCCGGCGTGGATGGGTGAGTGCTGACGGTCGTGGCCAGGGGCTCAGTGCTGCTCTCCGGGTGGGGACCGGGTGGAAGCCAACCGCGCCGTCGCCTACCGCATCCACTACGACATACCTCCAGAACCACTGGGGGGCTCCACCAGCACCTGCAGCGGCGGCTGACCCGGCAGGACGGGGCCGCGCGGCATCTGGACCGCCCGGCCCCAGACGTGGTCACCTCCGCCGGGGTGTCGGCCGGCGTCGACATGACGCTGCATCTGGTCCAGCGCTTCGAGGGGAACGGGGCGCGCGAGCCGGCCCGGAGCGGCCTTCAGTACGAGCCGTTCAGCGGGTGACGGCACGTCACCGCTCGGCGGGTTCGGGTTCGGGCTCGGGTTGCCGGTCGCGAGCGAGTGGCTGGGCCGCGTAGGTGATGCGGACGACGCCGTCGGG
The Streptomyces sp. NBC_01485 genome window above contains:
- a CDS encoding extracellular catalytic domain type 1 short-chain-length polyhydroxyalkanoate depolymerase; translation: MSNSPGRALRSLCGALLLLLAAALLAAPTAAARPQASARAQAAAPVPASTLTEVTGFGTNPSNLKMYVYAPATVTAHPAVLVAVHWCGGSGSDMYSGTEYARLADQYGFVIVYPSVTRSSKCFDVASPQALTRGGGSDPVGIKSMVDWVTAAYAADTSRVFATGISSGAMMTNVLLGDYPDVFAAGAAFSGVPFACFATTDGSEWNSACSGGTVIHTAQEWGALVRGAYPGYTGTRPRMQVWHGTEDDVLRYANFGEEIKQWTNVQGVSQTPSATDSPASGWTRTRYGGTGDQAPVEAISLQGVGHNLYAWGMAARALTFFGLDASGPAPQPEPGSCRVTATTSAWSTGLTASVTLTNTGTTTVNGWQLGFTLPSGQTITNGWGATYAPASGAVTATNATYNATLAPNASVTIGYQANHTGNSATPGAFTLNGAACTKS
- a CDS encoding non-reducing end alpha-L-arabinofuranosidase family hydrolase, coding for MPTPRTRTFTAGLVLLLIAVAGLVLSPGPAGATTTSPERAGPLPGSFAWTSTGPLISPKPDATHPIVSVKDPTVFRYKNRWHVYFTTANTAGAWSLGHTSFTDWSQAAAAPQTFLDANPNIGNRYAAAPQVFYFAPQKTWYMVYQTGPPSYSTTKDPANPASWSAPKYFFDAEPQIVLDNKGTGGWLDFWTVCDRTDCYLFFSDDNGHQYRSRTTRAEFPNGFRDTAIVLSEPNRFDLFEASNVYRLGNSGKYLMLVEALATGSDWRRYFRAWTADSLGGAWTPLADTEANSFLRSDNVTFAAGQPAWTTDFSHGELIRDGVDQTLTINPCRLRFLYQGMDPAASGDYSQLPWRLALVTQTNSTC
- a CDS encoding TetR/AcrR family transcriptional regulator, yielding MCPRSASVNEELRRRSRERLLQAAVELVSERGYEATTLADIADRAGSARGLVSYYFPGKRQLVQSAVHRLMHRTLEEALEREPYTEDGRERMARAIDAIMGLARDRTVLMRQHMAGLLQAEGFVQCPEQQRLAELLRDTAARHGSQDLDHDYPMLRSQLMGAVYALVLPNVPLPYTTLRAELFARYRLDWEQGVPPDAEAPGGRGDTDTDLSRFFATDPPAGDQPPRDRPHADQPHADQPPGDRPPGDRPPGISRSNPAGSGR
- a CDS encoding DUF305 domain-containing protein, coding for MLVRRRVPLAAASLLLALALTGCDSEEDTKSGAASGPSVIAPGKPGEANRTLSAQDAAEQRVDDDTPNSADVSYAQMMIEHHTQALEMAELAPKQAESTTVKGLAARIGAGQGPEIEAMKAWLTTYGEETASSGHAHTVMPGMATEAQLTKLRAARGKAFDALFLTLMITHHEGALTMAAKVKAEGNNVRIEEMADDVVAQQTSEITRMRGMQ
- a CDS encoding transposase, yielding MTQALMSSIDVVQRAVTAQLRAVSYLRVSTEEQTKGYGIAYTDKKTTAHMRRKGWAHVGTFADEGESGTLPWQQRPDAKRLMDLTDELWGQVSRSMPPFQVRKNSLDPRAVVEAVLYKLRTGTGWESLPDRFPAGPSVQARVKAWIKSGAWVQMMEPLLSPDAKRFERPLLPALKVTGELDPNLSVLLDGRQHYGS
- a CDS encoding LVIVD repeat-containing protein: MTLLNDPRTRRRRLGVAAAGAGLLATLLTAAPAVATPDPGDGPAVQREVSQGVQAEAAEAIAEGEIPGKDEIVHSANIDHLTNIPKDALPGTNSDLAFQGKYAFSGNYDGFRIFDISNPKSPRTVAQVLCPGSQNDISVSGNLLFLSTDSSRSDSSCNSTTQPVTEKSSWEGMKVFDISDKANPKYVAAVETACGSHTHTLVPERKNVYVYVSSYSPNAAYPDCQPPHDGISVIKVPRNAPEKAALVGFPVLFPGEGPDGGGNPGTPTNPGASKTTGCHDITVLPEKELAAGACMGDGILFSIKDPERPKVIDRVQDNVNFAFWHSATFNQKANKVVFTDELGGGGAATCNAAVGPNRGADGIYDIVGKGDKRKLVFRNYYKIPRHQADTENCVAHNGSLIPVKGKDIMVQAWYQGGVSVWDFTDSSKPKEIAYFERGPLSTDTLQVGGSWSAYYYNGYIYSNDIAKGFDVLKLSDRRTDPAKRVHLRELNVQTQPDYFD